GGCAGTGATCTTTGGAGAAACGGTCAATGACATCACTCACACCTCAAAACGCTCAGCTCGATCACGTGGATGATCATGACTCAGACCACGGATCTGAACACCCGGATCACCGCATGTTTGGTTTGGCCACCTTCTTGGTGGCTGACGCCATGACGTTCGCCGGATTCTTCGCTGCCTATCTCACTTTTAAGGCGGTGAATCCGTTGATGCCAGGTGCGATCTATGAGCTTGAACTGCCTCTGCCAACGCTCAACACCGTTTTGCTGTTGGTGAGCAGCGCAACCTTTCACCGCGCTGGCGTGAACCTGCGTAGACAGCAGAACGAACGCTGCCGGCTTTGGCTGATGCTGACCGCAATGCTCGGCATGGCCTTTCTCGCCAGCCAAATGGTGGAGTACTTCACCTTGCCCTTCGGCCTCGCCGACAATCTCTACGCCAGTACTTTTTATGCCCTCACGGGCTTCCACGGATTACACGTGACCCTGGGGACACTGATGATTCTGATTGTGTGGTGGCAATGCCGTACACCTTCAGGTCGTATCAGCGCCAACAATCATTTCCCGCTCGAGGCAGCCGAGCTCTATTGGCATTTCGTGGATGGAATCTGGGTCATTCTGTTTGTGATTCTCTACCTGATCTGACGAGCATCGACTCGAATCAAGTGAAGGAAATTCGACGAAATTCTTGCCCAGGTTGCAATCTGGGGTCAGAATTGATGTGTCTTTTCCGATAGACATGCTGGTTGGAGAGGAATTACTGAACAAGGCGCGGGCTCTCAGCAACCGCCCTGAAGATGAGATCGCCCGGGGCTGCGGTTACGTCGGCCCGAGTGGCCGCCTGATGCGCAAAAGTTTTTACAGAGCCCTAGTGGAAGCCAAGGGTTACAAGCTTCCCTCCAGCAATGGCGGTGCAGGAGGAGGCAGCCGAGGACGTCAGGCCGAATTCCGCACACGCGTTCATGGCAACGGCAACCTTCTGATCGGCCACGCGTATACCAAACGCCTTGACCTTGTACCTGGCCAGGAATTCAAAATTGAACTGAACAAGGATTCCGGCACGATCACGCTTCTGCCT
Above is a window of Synechococcus sp. BIOS-U3-1 DNA encoding:
- a CDS encoding cytochrome c oxidase subunit 3 gives rise to the protein MTSLTPQNAQLDHVDDHDSDHGSEHPDHRMFGLATFLVADAMTFAGFFAAYLTFKAVNPLMPGAIYELELPLPTLNTVLLLVSSATFHRAGVNLRRQQNERCRLWLMLTAMLGMAFLASQMVEYFTLPFGLADNLYASTFYALTGFHGLHVTLGTLMILIVWWQCRTPSGRISANNHFPLEAAELYWHFVDGIWVILFVILYLI
- a CDS encoding AbrB family transcriptional regulator — protein: MLVGEELLNKARALSNRPEDEIARGCGYVGPSGRLMRKSFYRALVEAKGYKLPSSNGGAGGGSRGRQAEFRTRVHGNGNLLIGHAYTKRLDLVPGQEFKIELNKDSGTITLLPLAESI